A single Fodinibius saliphilus DNA region contains:
- a CDS encoding PhzF family phenazine biosynthesis protein produces MRLDIYQVDAFAKELFEGNPAAVCPLEEWLPDEQMQQIAMENNLSETAFFVQTDNGFHLRWFTPTTEVDLCGHATLATAHVIFEHLNYPENEIHFNSRSGELIVKKEQGRLKMNFPAAKVKEAQLPDFLEKAIGVSCQELYRDTDLLYVVESEQQVRDLNPDIRLLAKADVRGVIVTALGNEVDFVSRFFAPNAGVDEDPVTGSAHTMLIPYWSEKLGKKELIARQISQRGGTVYCTYLGERVQLAGEACTFLEGKVQL; encoded by the coding sequence ATGCGATTGGATATCTACCAGGTAGATGCTTTTGCGAAAGAACTTTTTGAAGGAAATCCTGCAGCCGTTTGCCCTTTGGAAGAATGGTTGCCTGATGAGCAAATGCAACAAATTGCGATGGAGAATAATCTCTCCGAAACCGCTTTTTTTGTACAAACGGATAACGGGTTTCATCTGCGATGGTTTACCCCGACAACAGAAGTAGACCTATGTGGACATGCGACCTTGGCAACAGCACATGTTATTTTTGAGCATCTCAACTATCCGGAAAATGAAATACATTTTAATTCTCGCAGCGGAGAACTAATCGTAAAAAAAGAGCAGGGACGACTGAAAATGAACTTTCCTGCTGCTAAGGTTAAAGAAGCCCAACTCCCCGATTTTTTGGAAAAAGCGATAGGAGTATCATGTCAGGAACTGTACCGTGATACCGATTTGCTATACGTAGTAGAAAGTGAGCAGCAGGTCCGTGACCTCAATCCTGACATTCGTTTGCTGGCCAAAGCCGATGTGCGCGGCGTCATTGTGACAGCGCTGGGAAATGAAGTCGATTTTGTCTCTCGGTTTTTTGCTCCCAATGCCGGTGTCGATGAAGATCCCGTAACCGGTTCTGCCCACACAATGCTAATACCCTATTGGAGTGAGAAACTGGGTAAAAAAGAATTGATCGCCCGGCAAATATCTCAACGAGGAGGCACAGTTTATTGTACATACTTAGGCGAACGTGTACAATTAGCTGGTGAAGCATGCACCTTTTTAGAGGGAAAAGTTCAGCTATGA